The Acidovorax sp. RAC01 genomic sequence GCCTGGCATTCATGCGCCACACCGGCGCCTACGGCCACCCGGGCCTGACAGACCTGTGGGAGCGCTTTGGTGCATGGTGCGCCGCCAACCGGCTGAGCGAGCCCCGCCCGCGCTACTACGGGTTCAGCCACGACAACCCGGCCTGCACACCCGCCGCGCAGTGCCGGTACGACGCCTGCGTGCAGATCGGCGTGGGCCTGCGCACGGGGCCCGATGTGCAGGTGATGGACTTTGAGGGCGGCGACTACGCCTGCGTGCGCTTTGCCGGCACCGGGCCTGACATGCCCGGCGCCTGGGCCGCGCTGGCCATCCCGGCGCAGCTTCCCGCAGGCTGGCAGCACGACGCCCGCGCCGCACTGGAGATCTACGACGAGGACTTTGCCGTGGACCCGGACACGGGCCGCTTTGCCTGCTGGCTGTACATGCCGGTGCAGCGCGCGGCCTGAAGCCGGCCAACCCATCTGCCTATCCACCCCACCGCACACCCGCCATGAAGACCGCCCACATCGAACCCTTCTTCGCCACGCTCAAGGCGGCCAACCCGATGCCCAACACCGAGCTGGAATACACCACCGTGTTCGAGCTGCTGGCCGCCGTGCT encodes the following:
- a CDS encoding AraC family transcriptional regulator, producing MTPTIRNLPRMRLAFMRHTGAYGHPGLTDLWERFGAWCAANRLSEPRPRYYGFSHDNPACTPAAQCRYDACVQIGVGLRTGPDVQVMDFEGGDYACVRFAGTGPDMPGAWAALAIPAQLPAGWQHDARAALEIYDEDFAVDPDTGRFACWLYMPVQRAA